Genomic segment of Triticum aestivum cultivar Chinese Spring chromosome 6A, IWGSC CS RefSeq v2.1, whole genome shotgun sequence:
CGACGTCCTCCTTGGTGAGCTTGTCGGCGTCCGCTCCATGGGCAGCTTGGTGAGCTTGTGAGGCTGGTGCGGTACTTCTCCTTGAGCACCCAGTACCTGCCCTCCCGTTGCAGCGCTGCTCCACCCGCTCCGCCGGGACGGCCGAGGCCGACGGCGAGGCGGCCGAATACGACGGGGCGGAAACGGCCGCGCACTGGAAGGGGCGGGCACGGTTGGGCCGGTGCTGGGACGACGACGTCGCCGCGTGGGCCGAGGGCGGGAGGAAGCTTTGCAGGGAGGCCGAGTACACCATGGCCGCTGCTTGTGGGAAGGTTGCTGCCGGCGTCGTGTTGGTAGTGGTCTGGATCTGGCGCCTTCGGCCTCGCATCGACGGAATCTGTCGCCGTCTTGAACTCAAAAGTCCAAGCTTTTTGGAAGTTCGCCGCGGGANNNNNNNNNNNNNNNNNNNNNNNNNNNNNNNNNNNNNNNNNNNNNNNNNNNNNNNNNNNNNNNNNNNNNNNNNNNNNNNNNNNNNNNNNNNNNNNNNNNNNNNNNNNNNNNNNNNNNNNNNNNNNNNNNNNNNNNNNNNNNNNNNNNNNNNNNNNNNNNNNNNNNNNNNNNNNNNNNNNNNNNNNNNNNNNNNNNNNNNNNNNNNNNNNNNNNNNNNNNNNNNNNNNNNNNNNNNNNNNNNNNNNNNNNNNNNNNNNNNNNNNNNNNNNNNNNNNNNNNNNNNNNNNNNNNNNNNNNNNNNNNNNNNNNNNNNNNNNNNNNNNNNNNNNNNNNNNNNNNNNNNNNNNNNNNNNNNNNNNNNNNNNNNNNNNNNNNNNNNNNNNNNNNNNNNNNNNNNNNNNNNNNNNNNNNNNNNNNNNNNNNNNNNNNNNNNNNNNNNNNNNNNNNNNNNNNNNNNNNNNNNNNNNNNNNNNNNNNNNNNNNNNNNNNNNNNNNNNNAGGGGGGAGAGCTCGGCGGCGAGCCAgagaagagcgcggcggcgagcggACCGCAACGGTCAGGCGGAGAAGAAAGTAAGGGCGAGGACCGCGGGTTCGGTCGGAAATAGATGGAGGGCGTTTTCGCAAAAAAGTAGTCGCGACATCTaaatccgaacggagggagtactatcaaGCGACAAAATTACAAGAAGAAAAAACGGCATCTTGGATCAGGAGAGCACACACAGGGACCACTGGAGAAAAGGTTCAGGGAAAGCGTGCGCGAACGACGTACGTTGGTGGGAGGCGTCGAGGTCGACGTCGGAGAGGGAGGTCTCCGGCGAGCGCACGTCCGCGGGGGCGAAGCAGGAGCGGAAGGCGGCTGTCCCACGGCCACCCGCGGACCGCTCGGACGAGGCCGTGGTGGTGGCGACGGAGAAGCGGGATCCGAGGTCGTCGCTGGCGCCGATGAGGTCGCTCATCGGCCTCCTCCTGGGCGCCGAcccggtgctgctgctgctgctcctcatCGAGATGTCATGGCGAGGCGGCAGCCGCACAGAGGAAAGGGAAGGAGCGGGACGACGCGCTCGCTTCGCTACTGCCCTGACGAAGGATTCGTCTCGCCATGTCCGCAGTTGGGTACATCGCCTGCTTGCGCGTCGCCCCAAAACGGATCTGAATTGCTAGCATCCACAACTTCGGATCTGGACGAGAAGGGGGTCGCTTTTGTTCAATATATCCGATTAATAAATCGGATAAATCAACGATACTTTCAATGGATTACGCCACCGCTAACCTGGAGATCGGCTCCAAATCTGGATTGGCGGCGATTGTTGCCAGTATATCAATACCACAGGGAGACTGTAGCTCTGTTATGCCTTCCGTCTGCGGGTCATGGCGCTGGATTAGCTCGGCGAAGCGTCCTACCATATCATCCCCGCCATGATGGAGGAACTCCATTGGGACCTAGGCTGTGGTGCGTGGATCGGATTGATTCATAGCGAGGCGGAAGGAGTGTGGGGAACAGATATGTTGACGACGCCGAGCTTCAAGGCGACGAGTCCTTTTCGGAGGACGCTACGTGCCCGTtgggccactgacatgtgggccaggttcCCAAAAGGCCCACATGTACGTCAGAGGATCCTCATCCTCTTTTCAGCCCTTTTCTTGTTTTTATTCAACACAGGCCGACAGGTCATGTCGTTACTAGGGGAATCAAACCTATAGCCATAGCGACAGACTAGGCCCAGCCCCTGCGTTTAGCAAAACAGTAGGCCTGCTAATGGTTTGCTCGCTACACATATCCCTATGAGCTGGATTCTGGACCAACGGTGAGAACTCCACTCTCGCAAAATGTTCTTTTGTCCTTAACGTGAATTTTTCACAATGGCAGGACCTTGTGCAAGTTCAGGCTGGTCGGACCTCCCCATCGACCTCCTCATCCAGACACTGCGTCTCCTCGATCTTCCCGAGGCCCTCGTCTCCTCAGAAGTGGCAGTCTGCCCGTCATGGCGTTCTGCATCTGCGGCCGCCGGCAGAGTCCCACCTTGCCGCACACCATGGCTCGTGTCCTTAGCGGCAGGGGATCAACAACAGCCTGTGCGTCGTGGATTATGGGATCCTACTGCCACTTCTGAGCTCCGCAACCTCCTGGATGCTGAGAAAACTTTTCCCTGGGGCCAGGCGGTGGCCTGCTGCGGCGCCTTCCATGGCTGGTTAATCATGGCAAACGAGCTCTCGGATCTCGTCCTCTATAACCCCTTCACCACGGCGTCGCTCCCAATCACCGGATTTGCATCGTGCATCGAGGGGGTTTACGGAGATGAAGGGAACGTCGTGGGCTATCGTTACAGTTGTTACGAGAGTGACAGTGTCTATGTTCCTTGGACAGAATAGCCTGGGTCTCTTGTCTGTCGACAAATTCCCTGAGGTAAGACCGAATTGTATCTACTTCACGACTCCCCGTCTCAGGGGGGACGCTTTCGAGCGTCGCCATAACCAATGGAGCGGTGTGAAGGTCTATGATTTGAGAAATCGGAAGCTGGAGGATGTTTTTCTGTCGGGTGGTGGTCATTATGGAGGTCTGGTTCACGCCGAGCCTGTGATCACTTAGCAACCATGTCGGAAGATGTTTCGTGCTGCATGCCTAACTGGTGCTTTGCTTTGGGTGTTTCCTTCTAAATTCTGTATGCACTTGTTTGTTCCAGAGAACGTAATGCATAATGAGTTGTCTGTATATAGTAGTAGCTAGCATGCTGGCGATCACGAGTTTGTATGATGTCCTATCCCAGCACAAGGTTCAGCGCTTCAGAGGTTTAGATGTGCACCGAGCTAAATATCACTGCTTATAAATTTAAGAGAAAAGTTCAATGCTGAAGATTTGGTTTTCATAAAGATGCATTCTCTCTGTTGGTTCGTTCTGTGCAATGCTTAGCCCTCTGATTCTGCCCAAGAAAGAAATGATAGATTTTCTGTGTGCTCGTATTGTGAACATGCTTTATATTATCTACGCCCCAGGCTGTAAAGTTATTTCGCTCTTTCATCACAGCTTCGAAGTGAAAGAAACAATTGATTTGCTAATTCTCATCAAGACTGGAATTCACAAAGTCTCGTCTAACAGCTTGTAACGGCCAACCTAATAAGGTTTAAGTATATGTCCTTACCATCCCCTGAATTGATTCACTGTAATACCAAACACAAATGCATCATTCTAGTACATCACAAAGATCCAGaataacatactccctccattccataataagtgtcgtggtttaagctcaaatttgaactaaaaccatgtaGTATGCTCTTGAAGGAATAAAAATTATATGTGCTGCAATCATGCCATTTTCGAGCATCGACACTTACTTTTTACAGAGATGCCAACATAAAATATATGTGATTTTATGTTATATTTGCAGCTGTCTCAACTGCTGGACATTTTTTATGGTCATTTTTTTCCTTTAATTTAAATTGGTGTGCACACTGTCTCGAGAGAACAAATCAGTTTTCTGGAGCACCATTTCTTCGAGCACTGTATAAAGTTTTAGAAGTTCAATATTTTAAAAAATTATGCTATATATATGATCTCTAGTGTATAGAAGATAACATCCAAAATTTTACATGCTTCTCCAAGGTCTCGAGCATAGCTATGTCCTATAACCTCCCATGATGAGTTGATTAATCATATGTGTGAACTCAAGCTCTCATCATATTAATCACCATATTAAACTCTCATCCAAATGTACTTAGGAAAACtcatataatactccctccgttcctaaatataagtctttggagtgATTCCACTatagaccacatacggagcaaaatgagtgaatctatacttaaaatgcatctatatatatccatatgtggttcatagtggaatctctacaaagacttatatttaggaacggagggagtatgtttcaaCACTTTCTTGGATTTTTTTGACGAAGCACTTTCTTGGAAATTTTGTTGGTGGCGTGGTGCTAACTCAAGCTTTATGAACATGACAGGGAAAAAGCTTTGCCTACAATACCAAAATGATTCCCAGGCAAAGTATCTTGTGCATTGTTATTTCTATTACTCTACTATACATAAATGTGCGCCAACCTTTGGAAGAAAATATTTTGGAATTACAGTACTCTTTGAGAGCACTAGTTTGGGttagtcatgatataattttgaaaATGGACAGTAATTTGCTGAAAGTTTACTGAAATAAGGATATAGTCTAAAACAATCAGAAATTGTACTAACTTCCTCCATAAAGAAGGGCTAATTTTATCAGAGCTAGGCATTACTCCCTGATCCAGCTGGATTGGTCAGTAAACAAGCTCCGTATTGTTAAACCTTTGTGGGCGATGCCAAGATGACATTTGGATGCACAAATCCAAGAGAAGCTGGCATAATATCTGAAGTGGTGCTGATGAGCCTAGGTTAAGAAGGAAGTTGCAAATCAAGCAACAATTTTAGGAGTTGTGTTACGCGTTTTAGTGTTTTAATTTATGTATGTTCTATAATTCTGTTACTCTATAATCTATATAATATGCAAAATCTGCTCGATGTGATTGAAGTATGTGGCATCAAGCTATGTGTGCCATGGGCTATGTCTTACTTTCATGTGTTCAACTTTTTCACTTATATTCTGATTCATGATTCAAGGAAACAACTTTGTATGCTCAAAACTTATTTGATATTGGTTTCTTTGGGGTTCAAGTAATAATCTAGGTTTATTCAAAGATTGAATATATTTATCAATGTCTTTGGATAGGTTGCCTTGTTCGGTTTGCAAAATATGTTCAAGCTTGTTTTTACCTGGCAGCGAGGGCATTCAGCTATTGAAAATTATCCATATGATTGTTGGGAAAATCACATCTTTGCACCAAAAGGGCAAAAAAAATTCCATACGAAGGCCACACACAAAAATTAAACTAAAGCGTTGCGCTTCAGAGGTTCTGCAAAATACATAGCTCTTGTGTTTAGGCTCAATGGCACAAAATCAAGGGAAACACATAAGACACATAAGGTGGAGGTCAGCATATCTATATTCACTAGATTCCAAAGGTATTATGCTTTGGAAATCATGAGATAGGTCCTGAATAAGATGGAAAATCATAATTAGTAGTCTCAGTTTAACACAGTTTCTGAAGCCAGTTAGACTAAAATCATCTGAAATCGTTTGCCTGAGTTCAAACTCTGAAATTTCTCTCTAGTaacatacagatttacttcatttttcaCAGACCATTGATTTCACGAATTAGATTTTCTTTTTGCTACAATAGCCATCCTGCCACATACCTACTATCCAAGACCAAACCTCGTAGGCAGGTTGTAGCTTTGGAGCACTGAAGTGGATCAAGGAGCGACACACTCGGTGGCAGCGGTGCAGGATGGCTATGGTCCACCGTACCTTCCTTCCGTGCCCGTGCACTCACCATGGAATATTCAgatcgtggttctatctgcatcactGATCATGCCAAGTTACATATAGTTTCCTAGGCAAAAAAATACATAAACGTAATCGGAACATAGCAATCAGTGCACAAGATGACTGAAATTTTTAAAACTAAAAGACTAGTCCACATGATTTGATGAAGCACTCGAGCCATAAAGAAATCATCCTCAACACAATAGGATCAAACAAGTTGTCATCCTGAACACAACAGAACATACATTAGCAACATCTCCTTCTCAGGATTAAACAAGCACTCATCCAGAGGCACCCACATTGAGCTGGGTCTCTATTCAGGTCGCCtgatacatgtgttttgaactaggacCTGTgcaacaactactcctacaaaatAGTACAGACTCTTGGGTCTCCAGCATTCACACAAGTGACACACAACTCACTGATCTGCTACACAGAACTCACATTTTACACGTCACGCAACACTTTTCTCTGAAACAATCAAACACATACACTATATAATAAAACCAACACCAGAGCGAAGCAACGGTATAGGTCTGTTGCTGGCAACCTTCTTCCATGCTGCTAACACATGAAAATAGCCAAAAGAGAAACAAGAGAAAATTATCATGGAGACAGATGACTCACTTTCGGAAAGAAGGGGATTCCCATCAACTCAAGGCAGATTTCCACCCTGAAAATGATATAACAACAGTGAGACCTCACAGAAAAATCATTAGGGGCACTACTTAATTATGGACCAAAATAGCACTTACAAGTTGCAGCATGGCTATAAGACTAGACTGGGCGTGAACCAGACTTCCAATGGACAGATGGTCCCATAATGACCTCCACCTGACGGAAAAGCGGCCTCAAGCGTCCGTTTTTTCAGGTCATAGACCTTAACGCCACTCCATTGGTTATGGCGATTCTCAAAAGGGCGGCGCTTTCTGAGGCGGGGAGTTGTGAAATATATACAATCTGGTTTTAGGTCAGGGAATTCTTTGGTTGATAAAATGCCTGGGCTATTCTGCCCGACGAATGCCGCATGTCCCCATAGGGCCTTCCCTGAGCTCAGTGCTACCCTTGTCTGACTCTTGAGGTCCAACCTGTCTATTTCAATCCTGACGTTGTTTCCACGGAGCGTGTCAAGAAAGACACGCACCTGCAGGAGATGACCCCAAGGTGTCGAAAGCAAGTACCTAGTGATAACAGGGTCGTCGAACATGTCGTTCGTCCCCGGCAATGACCGTCTTCTTCCTCGGTTTGTCTAGTCCACCAAAGTCCCATGACTTCAATATCCCTTCCATTGTCACCGCATAGAACCTTCCGCGGTGGTAGATACTATCCCCGCTTCTTTGGATCACTGAAACTTGTTGCCAATGGCTGTCTCCTATCCTTGCAAAAGATAGCCTCTTGCCGTCCAGGTGGATGACCAGAGTGACGGCACGACAAGTGGACGGAGGACCGGACAGCACAACCTTGTCGTAGAAACACCTGCCGGGAGACTGCACACCATGAACATGTTCCGTCATGTAACACCCGTAACGATAGCCCACGATCTTCCCTTCGTCTCCGTAGACCCCCTCGATGCACGACGAAAAACCGGTGATTGGGGGGAGCGGGATCAACGCCGCGGTGAAGGGGTTATATAGGACGAGATCCGAGAGCTCATTTGCCATGAttaaccagccatgggaggcgccGCAGCAGGCCACAGCCTGCCCCCTGGGAAAGCTGACCTGAAAAGTTCTATCAGGATCCAGTAGGTTGCGGAGCTCAGTAGTAGCAGCAGGATCCCATAACCCACGACGTACACGCCGATGCTGATCCCCTACCGAAAGAGGATCGTCCGCCAAGGACATGAGCCACGGCGTGCGGCGAGGTGGGGCAGCGCCTGCGGCCGCAGATGCAGAACACCAAGACGGGCAGACAGCGCGGAAGGCAAGGGCCTCCGGGAGCTCAAGGAGATGCACTATCCGGATCAGGAGGTCGATGGGGAGGTCTGACCAGCCTGAACTTGCATAAGGTCCTGCCATCGTGAAAATTTTGCGTTATATTCTTTTAGGAAAAAAGAACAGGTAAGCAGATGTATATAACGAAGCTAACAAGCCCGTGTACAATGCCCACTCGGGATACCGAAGGAACAAGTATACAATTCAAATTGGCAAGCCGATTTCTACTATCATTCGGATTGACTGAGCCACTGAAAGAGCAAAACAGAACTTTTCAGCACAGCGCGAGTTAACTGACGGCCGCGGCAAAATCGGCTGATTGCCAGCAAAATCGCATCAACATTTTTGGTAGAAACAGAGTGCACAGAACGAAACCAACAGATTCATCTTTATATGAGAATAATATATAATCCGTAcggttgattgccagcaaaatcgAATCTTTGCgacaaaaaaagaagagaaaaaaaaaacAGCCCCCCTCAATAACACTACACACACAACTCATAAAAATTGGATCTTTCTAATCGTTGAGCGACAGATTAAGGTATGCTTACCCATAGCTGTGGCCTTCGGAAACTCATCATCGAGGGAGATAGGAGGGGCAGCTGTGGAAGTATCTCCAATGGTCTTCTCTTCATCTGAAAGGAAAGAAAGGGGATCCGAATCAGGGGATGCGTGAAATCCGGCCGGTGAGGAGGAGCGGCAGGGGGATGCTGCCACTGTCGTGCCGGCGGCGTAGGTCGAGGGCTGCCATGGCGGGGCAtatggggtggggggtggggggttgcTGGATTTGCGGCGGcctgggtgggtgcgaggagcgGAGCCAGTTCCTTGGCTCGATTGGTGGTGAGTGTGGGGGATTGGGGAAAGAGGCAGGGTCAAAGACAAATATTTCTTTTACGAGTATTAATTATATATACTGTGGCTTTTTTTTAGACAAACTCGCGAAACTTTTATTCaaccgtcacaatgtttacagggacgaacaAAAGATCGCCGGGGTGGCCTAACCAGACATGGCGGCCGGTCCCCAACATTAATGCATGCTTCGCGAGGTTGTGAGCCTCAAAGTTCGAGGATCTAAATTCATGACTAAAAGAACACGAAGAGAAAAAACGAGCTCTGTCCGTTATTTCATGTACCACTGCTCCATATGCTGATGCCGTTCCTCCTTTGATCGCCTCCACCACTGCCACGCAATCCGAGGCGATGAAAACTTTCTGCTCGTACAAATCCTCGGCAAGCGCCAGCACTTCCCTGGTAGCTAGAACTTCAAGCACCTTCGGGTCCTCTATGTTGTTGAAAACAACTGCCGAGGCCCCCAAATACACACCCGATGCATCGCGGCAAACGGCTCTCACAGCCCCCCTTCCACCAGCACGCGGCACAGCCGCATCGACATTAATCTTAACATGATCATCCGGTGGTGGCTGCCAAACAATAGGGCGAGCCCTTGGAGTTGCCGGTGACCTGTCAATAGGTTTCTGTATGTGCTTTAAATCAGCCAAGTAGCTAGTGACAAAGCCATGAGTAGCGAATGGAGTTTTGTAAATTCCTTCATGGATTATTTTTCTCCTTGCCGCCCAAATCGCCCATAATGTGACAATCATGGTAGTGAATTCCTTTTGAGGAAGCGATTCGCTCATCAGAAAGAGCCATCTCTTTGCATGTTCGTCTCTCTGCATACACATATGCTGCACCATATCCTCATTTGATAGAGCCCACACGCATCGGGCGTAGTTACAGTCGAGAAGAGAATGGCGCCAGTTGTCATCTGCTCCGCATAACGCACACACATGCGATGATGACATGTTTCGACGGTGCAGAACATCACCGGTAGGAAGTGAATGACGAGCCAGCCTCCATGTGAATATTTTCAGCTTTGAAGGAACTTGCAATCCCCAAATAGATGACCATCCTTTGGATTCTCCGCTGGACATATCCTCGGCCTCATCTAGCCAGTCCTCCCTTCCCATCTTCATCTTATGGATCAATTTGTAAGCTGATTTTACTGAGAAACGGCCCCTCGGATCGCCCGACCATGTCCAAAAATCGTCCACTTGTCTAGTACAGAGGGGGATCTTCAGGATTGCCTCCGCATCAGCGGGAACAAAGACTTGGCGTACTACCTCCTCTCTCCAGCATGCCATGGTTGGTTCGATCAGATCGCTTACCATCTGCGGTGGATCAGCTACCCGAGGCGGAAAAGGTTTCATTAGGCCACTTCTCGGAAGCCAGATATGGAGCCAAATTCTGGTCGTTGCTCCATCGCCAATACGCCTGATGATCCCATGGTTCAATACATTTCTTCCATCAATAATAGCTCGCCAGACTTGCGATGGATGGGGGCCTAACTCCGCCTCCAATAAGGTCATCAATGGGTAGTAGACTGCCTTGAGAATGCGAGCACTTAGGGAGTCCGGTTCTTGTAAAAGATGCCAAGCCTGTCTTGACAGTAGGGCAACGTTGAAGAtctcaagtgttggggaacgtagtaatttcaaaaaatttcctacgcacatgcaagatcatggtgatgatatagcaacgaggggagagtgttgtctacgtaccctcgtagaccgaagcggaagcgttgacgcaacgtagaggaagtagtcgtacgtcctccggttcaaccgatccaagtaccgttactccggcacctccgagttcttgacacgcgtacagctcgatgacgcaccctcgatctccgatccagcagaagcgccgagggggagttccgtcagcacgacggcatggtgacgatcttgatgttctcctgttgcagggcttcgcctaagcaccgctacaatatgaccgaggtgtaatatcgtggaggggggcaccgcacacggctaaggaacgatcaatgatcaacttgtgtgtcctagggtgcccccctacccccgtatataaaggagggagggaggaggtggccgaccctagggggggcgcgccatgaggagggggaaacctactccaagtaggtttccctctcttttccttatcttatttgaagggggaaggaaagagtactagtattaggaagtagtactagtagtagtaataggaagagggggaaggagaaaggaaagggggggccggcccccctccccaattcggattgggcttggggggcgcacccccttcccttgctccttctctcttcctcctacatgggcccaataaggcccatatacctcccggggggttccggtaacctcccggggctccaaacttctccggaacctttccggtgtccaaatatatccgtccaatatatcaatctttatgtctcgaccatttcgagactcctcatcatgtccgtaatcatatccgggactccgaacaaccttcggtacatcaaaatacataaactcataatataactgtcatcgaaaccttaagcgtgcggaccctacggttcgagaacgatgtagacatgactgagacacatctctggtcaataaccaatagcgggacctggatgcccatattggttcctacatattctacgaagatctttatcggtcaaaccgcataacaacatacgttgttccctttgtcatcggtatgttacttgtccgagattcgatcgtcggtatccaatacctagttcaatctcgttaccgacaagtctctttactcgttctgtaatacttcatcgcataactaactcattagttacatgcttgcaaggcttaggtgatgagcattaccgagagggcccagagatacctctccgacaatcggagtgacaaaacctaatcttaaattatgctaactcaacatgtacctttggagacacctgtagtactcctttataatcacccagttacgttgtgacgtttggtagtacccaaagtgttcctccggtaaacgggagttacacaattctcatagttacaggaacatgtataagtcatgaaggaagcaatagcagaatactaaacgatcaagtgctaggctaacggaatgggtcaagtcaatcacatcattctcctaatgatgtgaccccgttaatcaaatgacaactcttttgtctatggctaggaaacataaccatctctgataaacgagctagtcaagtagaggcatactagtgacactatgtttgtctatgtattcacacatgtattatgtttccggttaatacaattctagcatgaataataaacatttatcatgaaataaggaaataaataataactttattattgcctctagggcatatttccttcagtctcccacttgcactagagtcaataatctagttcacatcaccatgtgatttaacaccaatattcatatctgtatatgattaacacccatagttcacatcatcatgtgaccaacacccaaagggtttactagagtcaataatctagttcacatcgctatgtgattatcacccaaagagtactaaggtgtgatcatgttttgctcgtgagagaagcttagtcaacgggtctgtcacattcagagccgtatgtattttgcaaatattttatgtccacaatgctctgcacggagctactctagctaattgctcccacttttaatatgtattcaggttgagacttagagtcatctggatcagtgtaaaagtttgcactgatgtaacttttacaataaactcttttatcacctccataatcgagaaacatctccttagtccttactaaggatattcttgaccaatgtccagtgatctactcctagatcactattgtactcccttgccaaattcagagcaaggtatacaataggtctggtacatagca
This window contains:
- the LOC123132562 gene encoding putative F-box protein At4g22660, translating into MGPYASSGWSDLPIDLLIRIVHLLELPEALAFRAVCPSWCSASAAAGAAPPRRTPWLMSLADDPLSVGDQHRRVRRGLWDPAATTELRNLLDPDRTFQVSFPRGQAVACCGASHGWLIMANELSDLVLYNPFTAALIPLPPITGFSSCIEGVYGDEGKIVGYRYGCYMTEHVHGVQSPGRCFYDKVVLSGPPSTCRAVTLVIHLDGKRLSFARIGDSHWQQVSVIQRSGDSIYHRGRFYAVTMEGILKSWDFGGLDKPRKKTVIAGDERHVRRPCYH